In Phaeobacter gallaeciensis DSM 26640, a genomic segment contains:
- a CDS encoding MarR family winged helix-turn-helix transcriptional regulator has protein sequence MQTDRSKDRLRLWLKVLKATRAVESEIRENLRQEFTTTLPRFDVMAALSQHLDGLKMSELSGVLKVSNGNVTGIVERLVDDGHVQREKVPGDRRASRVRLTEAGISEFARQAAAHEAWIDQMFDSVPEAEVQTLSDALDQVARRLENEGRDR, from the coding sequence ATGCAAACCGACCGCTCCAAAGACCGGCTGCGGCTGTGGCTGAAAGTGCTCAAGGCAACCCGCGCTGTGGAAAGCGAAATTCGCGAGAACCTGCGACAGGAATTTACCACCACGCTGCCGCGGTTTGACGTGATGGCAGCCCTGAGCCAGCATCTTGACGGGCTGAAGATGAGCGAGCTGTCTGGCGTGCTTAAAGTCTCCAATGGCAATGTCACCGGGATCGTCGAACGGCTGGTGGATGACGGCCATGTGCAGCGCGAAAAGGTCCCCGGAGACCGACGTGCCAGCCGGGTAAGGCTGACGGAGGCGGGGATCTCGGAATTCGCCCGTCAGGCCGCCGCCCATGAGGCTTGGATTGACCAGATGTTTGACAGCGTGCCCGAAGCCGAGGTTCAGACGCTCTCTGATGCGTTGGATCAGGTGGCCAGACGGCTTGAAAATGAAGGACGCGACAGATGA
- a CDS encoding enoyl-CoA hydratase family protein: MISTDTKYFLCSIEDGIATVALDRPERKNPLSFDSYAELRDWFRELHYDDDVKAVVFAPNGGNFSSGGDVHDIIGPLTRMSMKELLAFTRMTGDLVKAMVNCGKPIIAALDGVCVGAGAIIAMASDIRIATPDTKTAFLFTRVGLAGCDMGACAILPRIIGQGRAAELLYTGRSMSADEGAAWGFHNKVVPADRLLGEAQSWAERIVAGPNFGHMMTKTMLAQEWSMSIEQAIEAEAQAQAICMQTADFERAYQAFAKKEKPLFEGD, from the coding sequence ATGATTTCGACGGATACCAAGTATTTTCTGTGCAGTATTGAGGACGGTATCGCCACCGTGGCGCTGGACCGCCCCGAGCGAAAGAACCCTCTGAGCTTTGACAGCTATGCAGAGCTGCGGGACTGGTTCCGGGAATTGCATTATGACGACGATGTGAAAGCGGTGGTTTTTGCGCCCAATGGTGGTAACTTCAGTTCTGGCGGCGATGTCCATGATATCATTGGGCCGTTGACCAGAATGTCGATGAAGGAGTTGCTGGCCTTTACCCGGATGACCGGCGATCTGGTGAAGGCGATGGTGAATTGCGGCAAGCCTATTATTGCGGCGCTGGACGGTGTTTGCGTGGGGGCTGGCGCGATTATTGCCATGGCGTCGGATATCCGGATCGCCACGCCGGACACCAAGACGGCGTTTCTGTTCACTCGTGTTGGGCTTGCTGGCTGCGACATGGGGGCCTGCGCGATCCTGCCGCGCATCATTGGCCAGGGGCGTGCGGCAGAGCTGCTCTATACCGGGCGATCAATGAGCGCGGATGAAGGGGCAGCCTGGGGGTTTCACAACAAGGTGGTGCCCGCAGATAGACTGCTGGGCGAGGCACAGAGCTGGGCAGAGCGGATCGTGGCGGGGCCGAATTTCGGACATATGATGACCAAGACGATGCTCGCGCAGGAATGGTCCATGTCGATTGAGCAAGCGATTGAGGCCGAGGCACAAGCGCAGGCGATCTGCATGCAGACGGCTGATTTCGAGCGCGCCTATCAAGCTTTTGCCAAAAAGGAAAAACCTCTGTTTGAAGGTGATTGA
- a CDS encoding acyl-CoA dehydrogenase family protein, whose amino-acid sequence MADKTFLSWPFFEDRHRALAADLDRWAQDALADIDHSDTDAACRALVSALGAGGWTQYSGAMTGEALDVRTLCLIRETLARHDGLADFAFAMQGLGTGAISLFGTPSQQAEWLPLTRSGKAISAFALTEPQSGSDVANSTMTATLDGDHYVLNGEKTWISNGGIADVYTLFARTGEGPGARGLSAFVVPAGLPGFEVVERLETLAPHPLATLRFSDCRIPKTALLGEAGAGFKIAMSVLDVFRSTVAAAALGFARRALDEALARVTNRHVQGAPLADLQMVQGHIADMALDVDASALLVYRAAWAKDSGAARITREAAMAKLFSTDQAQKVIDNAVQLHGGDGVRQGQKVEELYRDIRALRIYEGASDVQRVVIARQAISTFQKGG is encoded by the coding sequence ATGGCGGATAAGACCTTTCTGAGCTGGCCGTTTTTTGAAGACCGCCATCGCGCGTTGGCCGCGGATCTGGACCGTTGGGCACAGGACGCGTTGGCGGATATTGATCACAGCGATACCGATGCCGCTTGCCGCGCGTTGGTGTCGGCCTTGGGAGCTGGGGGCTGGACGCAGTATTCCGGGGCTATGACAGGCGAGGCCTTGGACGTGCGGACACTGTGCCTGATCCGTGAGACCCTGGCCCGCCATGATGGGCTGGCCGATTTTGCCTTTGCTATGCAGGGGCTGGGGACGGGGGCGATTTCGCTGTTTGGTACGCCGTCGCAGCAGGCAGAATGGCTGCCGCTCACACGCAGCGGCAAGGCGATTTCAGCCTTTGCCCTGACCGAGCCGCAGTCCGGCTCGGATGTGGCGAACTCTACCATGACGGCCACATTGGATGGCGATCACTATGTGCTGAATGGTGAGAAGACCTGGATCTCCAATGGTGGCATTGCCGATGTCTATACGCTGTTTGCCCGCACTGGCGAGGGGCCGGGGGCAAGGGGGTTAAGCGCCTTTGTCGTGCCTGCAGGACTGCCCGGGTTTGAGGTTGTAGAGCGTTTGGAGACACTGGCACCGCACCCGCTCGCGACCCTGCGGTTTAGCGATTGCCGCATTCCGAAGACCGCCCTGTTGGGCGAGGCCGGGGCCGGGTTCAAGATTGCCATGTCGGTGCTGGATGTGTTCCGATCCACCGTGGCGGCGGCGGCGCTGGGATTTGCGCGTCGGGCGCTGGATGAGGCATTGGCGCGGGTGACAAACCGTCACGTGCAGGGGGCGCCGCTGGCGGATTTGCAGATGGTACAGGGGCATATCGCGGATATGGCGCTGGATGTGGACGCAAGTGCGCTGCTGGTCTATCGCGCAGCCTGGGCCAAGGATAGTGGCGCTGCGCGCATCACCCGAGAGGCTGCGATGGCGAAGTTGTTCTCCACCGATCAGGCGCAGAAGGTCATCGACAACGCCGTCCAGCTGCATGGCGGCGATGGCGTGCGGCAGGGTCAGAAGGTGGAGGAGCTCTACCGCGACATCAGAGCGTTGCGGATCTACGAAGGGGCATCTGACGTCCAACGTGTGGTGATTGCCCGTCAGGCGATTTCCACGTTTCAGAAGGGAGGCTGA